In the Hylaeus volcanicus isolate JK05 chromosome 1, UHH_iyHylVolc1.0_haploid, whole genome shotgun sequence genome, one interval contains:
- the LOC128882951 gene encoding cdc42 homolog — MQTIKCVVVGDGAVGKTCLLISYTTNKFPSEYVPTVFDNYAVTVMIGGEPYTLGLFDTAGQEDYDRLRPLSYPQTDVFLVCFSVVSPSSFENVKEKWVPEITHHCQKTPFLLVGTQIDLRDDAATIEKLAKNKQKPISAEQGEKLAKELKAVKYVECSALTQKGLKNVFDEAILAALEPPEPVRRRRCIVL; from the exons ATGCAGACAATTAAGTGCGTTGTGGTAGGCGATGGTGCAGTAGGTAAAACTTGTCTGTTGATATCGTATACCACCAATAAATTTCCATCCGAATATGTCCCAACAGTATTCGACAATTACGCAGTAACTGTTATGATTGGCGGGGAACCATATACATTAGGATTATTTGATACAGCTG GTCAGGAGGATTACGATCGTTTACGACCTTTAAGTTATCCTCAAACCGACGTGTTTCTGGTTTGCTTCTCTGTCGTATCGCCCTCgtcatttgaaaatgttaaagaGAAG TGGGTTCCAGAAATAACTCATCACTGTCAAAAGACTCCGTTTTTATTGGTCGGTACTCAAATAGATTTGCGAGATGATGCCGCGACTATAGAGAAACttgcaaaaaataaacaaaaacctATATCGGCGGAACAAGGAGAAAAGCTCGCCAAAGAGCTAAAAGCTGTAAAATATGTCGAGTGCAGTGCTCTTACACAG AAAGGCTTGAAAAATGTGTTCGACGAAGCGATCCTAGCCGCTTTAGAGCCTCCCGAGCCAGTCAGAAGAAGACGGTGTATCGTCTTGTAG